A single window of Sporosarcina sp. FSL W7-1349 DNA harbors:
- a CDS encoding DedA family protein: MENWITEFMSQFGYFGVLVLILLENIFPPIPSEIILTFGGFMTTYSGMTKTGVILAATIGSVVGAMVLYCIGLLLDVARLEKLVDRWGHLLRLTRKDIHRADAWFDRYGPWTVLFCRLIPLVRSLISIPAGMSNMNVLLFIFLTTIGSLIWNTALVSIGAAVGENWHSIVGYMDIYSNIVYVIIGISGLAVCLWYIRFRRKRA, translated from the coding sequence TTGGAAAATTGGATTACGGAATTTATGAGCCAATTTGGTTATTTTGGCGTACTTGTCTTGATATTACTGGAAAATATTTTTCCGCCGATTCCATCCGAAATCATTTTGACTTTTGGCGGGTTCATGACGACATATTCCGGGATGACGAAAACTGGGGTCATCCTGGCCGCAACGATTGGCTCTGTGGTGGGGGCGATGGTACTTTATTGCATCGGATTGCTTCTGGATGTGGCACGATTGGAAAAGTTGGTGGATCGTTGGGGTCACTTGCTGCGTTTGACGAGGAAGGACATTCATCGGGCGGATGCGTGGTTCGATCGGTATGGACCGTGGACAGTTTTGTTTTGCCGGCTGATTCCGCTCGTTCGAAGCCTAATTTCCATTCCGGCGGGCATGTCGAATATGAATGTCCTGTTGTTCATTTTCCTGACGACAATCGGAAGCCTCATTTGGAACACCGCGCTCGTTTCAATTGGGGCAGCGGTAGGGGAGAATTGGCATTCCATCGTTGGGTATATGGACATTTATTCAAACATTGTGTACGTTATTATAGGAATTAGCGGTTTGGCGGTTTGCCTCTGGTATATCCGATTCCGCAGAAAGCGAGCATAA
- a CDS encoding globin-coupled sensor protein — translation MATIRPKMDMDQLFKRGTDIDITGRFRETLHYNHFQMEDCKNLQELYGKLKDVQPDISEIFNRYLTEIAPNGKSHSISQKAIQDYLDLFFTQPRDHSYIEKIIRFFGLLRDNKYEPGKTLVLFNQFAFYITTHLLHHFGYRPAKAFSLMKSLQSAVNIDQQILIEVLTERMLEHIVTEVSSLIDTNAKIMYMKDLIYSLDKQSHELRSSSAATEEITSSIVEVAQASARISEKTNDSVTYAANSQKTIESTLDEIFKTEETFRSIVDTFAELQKRVDDIENVVDLINGIAAQTNLLALNASIEAARAGEHGKGFAVVAQEVRKLAENTVSALDEVSENVRHLKSYSSNVSHSIGQTTEIIKQATEEAKEALPLLSAIVDSIEEINMDVTNTAAISEQQAASIDEISNRLVEMSHLQDDIRTLGESTSASVYELSSEINRLRLDIIEENNVHLSSKALLQLSKADHILWKWKIYNMFLGLEKVQPEAVTSHLDCRLGKWYQMEYTKTTFGHLSEYKELDGHHAKVHLAARNAAEHYQNGNIPAAEDELKQIEAASHKVIALLNSLIRHIEADRTS, via the coding sequence TTGGCGACAATTAGACCAAAAATGGATATGGACCAATTGTTCAAACGAGGAACAGACATTGATATTACAGGACGTTTTCGGGAAACGCTGCATTATAATCACTTTCAGATGGAGGATTGCAAGAATTTACAGGAACTCTACGGAAAACTGAAAGACGTTCAACCGGACATTTCGGAGATTTTCAATCGTTATTTGACGGAGATTGCTCCAAACGGAAAAAGCCACTCCATTTCCCAGAAAGCGATCCAAGATTATTTGGATCTGTTTTTCACCCAACCGCGGGATCACTCATATATTGAAAAGATTATAAGATTCTTTGGACTGCTTCGGGATAATAAATACGAACCGGGTAAAACGCTTGTGCTATTCAACCAATTCGCGTTTTATATAACGACCCACTTACTCCACCATTTCGGTTATCGTCCGGCAAAAGCCTTCTCTCTCATGAAATCACTGCAATCGGCCGTCAACATCGACCAGCAGATTCTGATTGAAGTGCTGACTGAGAGAATGCTGGAACATATCGTCACGGAAGTTTCTTCGCTCATCGATACGAACGCGAAGATCATGTATATGAAAGATTTGATTTACAGCTTGGACAAACAATCGCACGAACTCCGGTCCTCAAGCGCGGCCACCGAGGAAATTACTTCCTCGATCGTCGAAGTGGCACAGGCCTCGGCACGAATCTCGGAAAAAACAAATGACTCGGTCACCTATGCCGCCAATAGTCAGAAAACGATTGAGAGTACGTTGGACGAAATCTTCAAGACGGAAGAGACATTCCGTTCCATCGTCGATACGTTTGCCGAGCTGCAAAAGCGCGTCGACGATATTGAAAATGTAGTCGATCTCATCAACGGCATCGCAGCTCAGACGAATTTGCTTGCGTTGAACGCCTCGATTGAAGCGGCCCGGGCAGGAGAGCACGGCAAAGGATTCGCCGTTGTCGCCCAAGAAGTGAGGAAGTTGGCAGAAAACACGGTGTCCGCCCTGGACGAAGTATCCGAGAACGTCCGCCACCTGAAATCCTACTCCAGTAATGTGTCCCACTCGATCGGCCAGACGACCGAAATCATTAAACAGGCGACTGAAGAAGCGAAGGAGGCGCTGCCATTATTATCCGCCATCGTCGACTCCATTGAAGAGATCAATATGGACGTGACCAATACGGCCGCCATCTCTGAGCAGCAAGCCGCTTCCATCGATGAAATTTCGAACCGACTCGTCGAGATGTCCCATCTCCAAGATGATATCCGGACGTTGGGCGAGAGCACATCCGCCTCCGTTTATGAATTAAGTTCAGAAATCAACCGGCTGCGCCTGGACATCATCGAGGAAAACAATGTTCATCTTTCTTCGAAAGCATTATTGCAATTGTCGAAGGCGGATCATATTTTATGGAAGTGGAAAATCTATAATATGTTCCTCGGACTGGAAAAAGTCCAGCCCGAAGCCGTTACGTCCCATTTGGACTGTCGACTGGGGAAATGGTATCAAATGGAGTATACGAAAACCACCTTTGGCCATCTGTCCGAGTACAAGGAATTGGACGGGCACCATGCGAAAGTCCATCTGGCCGCACGAAATGCCGCCGAACATTACCAGAACGGCAACATCCCAGCTGCGGAAGACGAACTGAAGCAAATCGAAGCCGCTTCCCACAAAGTGATCGCCCTTCTCAACTCACTGATTCGCCATATTGAGGCCGACAGAACTTCCTGA
- a CDS encoding PspA/IM30 family protein, whose amino-acid sequence MNSLWNRFKYSVQADLHTLFDKKENKNPIAMLNQYLREAEKQTESIGKLLERQSKLKTALQKELEEAENMTEKRRSQLELAKAAGEADLVDFAEDEVLAYETRAAELSESISETTYELLSLEWKFEEMKHKVKDMKVRQLQLMGKENVTRAHRRMDQFISPGTQESGMGSTAEMKKYIEDLGGKIDQEFEISSMERRLESLEKNTTKEAEIV is encoded by the coding sequence ATGAATTCACTTTGGAACAGATTCAAATATTCCGTGCAAGCGGATCTTCATACTTTATTCGACAAGAAGGAAAACAAAAACCCCATTGCCATGCTCAACCAATATCTTCGTGAAGCGGAAAAACAGACGGAATCCATCGGCAAATTACTCGAACGGCAAAGCAAGTTGAAAACGGCGCTTCAGAAGGAGTTAGAAGAAGCCGAAAACATGACAGAAAAACGCCGAAGCCAACTAGAACTTGCAAAAGCGGCTGGCGAAGCAGACTTAGTCGACTTTGCAGAAGATGAAGTACTCGCCTACGAAACAAGGGCGGCGGAGCTTTCCGAAAGCATCTCCGAAACAACCTATGAATTATTGTCATTAGAATGGAAATTCGAGGAAATGAAACATAAAGTGAAAGATATGAAAGTGCGCCAACTCCAATTGATGGGTAAAGAGAATGTGACACGCGCCCACCGGCGGATGGACCAATTCATCTCACCTGGCACGCAAGAGAGCGGAATGGGCTCGACTGCCGAGATGAAAAAATATATCGAGGACCTCGGTGGGAAAATCGACCAGGAATTTGAAATCTCGTCAATGGAACGCCGCCTGGAGTCACTGGAAAAAAATACGACAAAAGAAGCGGAAATTGTGTAA
- a CDS encoding MBL fold metallo-hydrolase — translation MKITPLGIWGGYPKANSATSSFLIEHDGFHCLIDCGSGVLASLQNYLPLDQLDAVVLSHYHADHIADIGSLQYSRLIQFYLGAQNSILPIYGHVYDEDEFAKLTYKEQTMGVGITEADVLSIGPFTVSFCRTVHPVYCLATKFESGGRSIVLTADTEWCDDLVPFAQGADLLISEANLYEEHVGKAPGHMGGSEAGKLAEQAQVKQLLLTHLPHHGEIREILSAASSTYSGPVEIAEVGKVYF, via the coding sequence ATGAAAATCACCCCACTTGGCATTTGGGGCGGCTATCCAAAGGCAAACAGTGCGACATCGTCGTTCCTGATTGAGCATGACGGGTTTCATTGTCTCATTGACTGCGGCAGCGGAGTGCTGGCTTCCTTGCAAAATTATTTGCCGCTCGATCAGTTAGACGCGGTCGTTCTCAGCCATTATCATGCAGACCATATTGCAGATATCGGCAGTCTGCAATATAGCCGGCTTATCCAGTTTTATCTCGGGGCACAAAATTCTATCTTGCCAATCTATGGCCACGTCTATGACGAAGATGAATTTGCGAAGCTGACGTACAAAGAACAGACGATGGGCGTCGGAATTACGGAAGCAGACGTTCTTTCCATCGGGCCCTTCACGGTGTCGTTTTGCCGGACGGTCCATCCCGTCTATTGCCTCGCGACGAAGTTCGAATCGGGCGGCCGCAGCATCGTCCTGACCGCGGACACGGAATGGTGCGATGATCTTGTACCATTTGCGCAAGGCGCCGATCTATTGATCAGTGAAGCGAATTTATATGAAGAACATGTCGGCAAAGCACCGGGGCATATGGGTGGTAGCGAAGCGGGAAAACTTGCGGAACAGGCACAAGTGAAACAATTGCTGCTAACACATTTGCCGCACCACGGGGAAATACGGGAGATTTTATCAGCGGCAAGTTCGACTTACTCGGGGCCGGTGGAGATTGCGGAAGTGGGGAAAGTGTATTTCTAA
- the liaF gene encoding cell wall-active antibiotics response protein LiaF: protein MNSIDTSKITFWGFLFLLFVFVEAAFFHNGNIMFVLLGAGLLYYGMRKRSKWMVILGLFFIAMALLTLWSLRLLIFVGLVYVLRKLWMGVPSEEIIRPLKEFQRETPNGIWKNKLFSVQSSPFSTYEWEDIHIQGVFGDIHVDVTDTVLPKRTSFISVRQGIGKIKIDLPYEIPVRIHYTTLFGDARIFDLYKKRLINESLRMQDSYEGKRDDDAELIITLSTWIGDIEVNRK from the coding sequence ATGAATTCAATCGACACAAGTAAAATCACATTTTGGGGATTTCTCTTCCTCCTCTTCGTCTTTGTCGAAGCGGCGTTTTTCCACAATGGAAATATTATGTTCGTCCTTCTTGGAGCCGGACTTCTCTATTACGGGATGCGCAAACGTTCCAAATGGATGGTTATCCTTGGTCTGTTTTTCATCGCCATGGCGCTCCTCACCCTCTGGAGCTTGCGCTTGCTCATATTCGTCGGTCTCGTATATGTGCTGCGGAAGTTATGGATGGGCGTGCCTTCCGAAGAAATCATCCGCCCCCTAAAGGAATTTCAAAGGGAAACACCGAATGGCATCTGGAAGAATAAATTATTTTCTGTCCAATCGTCCCCGTTCTCCACATATGAATGGGAAGATATCCATATCCAAGGCGTATTCGGGGATATCCACGTCGATGTGACGGATACAGTACTGCCAAAAAGGACTTCCTTCATTTCAGTCCGACAAGGCATTGGGAAAATCAAGATCGATCTCCCTTATGAAATCCCGGTCCGCATCCACTACACGACCCTGTTCGGGGATGCGCGGATTTTTGATTTATATAAGAAGCGTTTAATCAATGAAAGTCTTCGCATGCAAGATAGTTATGAAGGGAAACGGGATGATGACGCGGAACTGATCATCACGTTGTCGACCTGGATCGGGGATATCGAGGTGAATCGAAAATGA
- a CDS encoding lmo0954 family membrane protein — MKKFGLIVLGIIAGIVVLTNLGSMLGLAFSVLIAYAGFHYLQKSESTLSKLFWGGVLLIGLLTAITNVPAFFGIIALIGVLYVWRKWKGSENSNVIAETSDPFDNFEKQWKEIIK; from the coding sequence ATGAAAAAATTCGGTCTCATCGTCCTCGGCATCATTGCGGGGATTGTCGTCCTAACGAATCTTGGATCGATGCTCGGCCTCGCCTTTTCCGTGCTGATCGCCTACGCCGGATTTCACTATCTGCAAAAAAGCGAATCCACCCTATCCAAACTGTTTTGGGGAGGCGTCCTGCTGATCGGTCTGTTGACAGCTATCACAAACGTTCCAGCCTTCTTCGGAATCATCGCCCTCATCGGCGTCCTCTACGTTTGGCGCAAATGGAAAGGTTCCGAGAACAGCAACGTAATTGCAGAAACGAGTGATCCGTTCGATAACTTCGAAAAACAATGGAAAGAAATTATCAAATAA
- a CDS encoding thiolase family protein translates to MREVVIVEGVRTAVGRRKGSFAGYRADELAAIVLEEVVRRAGVEKGDVEDVILGCVTQYNEQAMNIARTAALIAGFPIHVPGVTIDRQCGSSQQAVHFASQAIASGDMDIVIAGGVENMTRSPMFSNMAEAKPSPKLTEKHEIINQGNSAERIAEKWGFSREDLDRFSMESHRRALEAIAEGRFQDEIVPVEVPQEDGTVRTMKVDEGPREGSTLEVLGGLPTVFDDEGVITAGNASQMSDGASAVLLMSREKAEELGIKPLARIVARSVVGSDPTLMLTGPIEATKKVLLKAGLTIADMDTYEVNEAFAPVPLAWLKETGADPAKLNPNGGAIALGHPLGATGTRIFVSMLNELKRTNGRYGLIAICEGMGMANATIIERLERE, encoded by the coding sequence ATGAGAGAAGTTGTCATTGTCGAAGGAGTCCGAACCGCGGTTGGCAGAAGGAAGGGAAGCTTTGCCGGTTATCGGGCTGATGAATTGGCCGCGATTGTCTTGGAGGAAGTCGTCAGACGGGCCGGTGTGGAGAAGGGGGACGTGGAAGACGTCATTTTGGGCTGTGTCACGCAATACAATGAACAAGCGATGAATATTGCACGCACTGCCGCTTTGATTGCCGGATTTCCAATCCATGTGCCGGGTGTGACGATTGATCGTCAGTGCGGCTCGAGCCAGCAGGCGGTCCATTTTGCATCCCAGGCCATTGCGTCCGGGGATATGGATATTGTCATCGCAGGCGGTGTCGAGAATATGACGCGCTCGCCGATGTTTTCCAATATGGCAGAAGCCAAACCGAGTCCGAAGCTGACGGAAAAACATGAAATTATCAATCAAGGTAATTCCGCCGAGCGGATTGCGGAGAAATGGGGATTTTCACGTGAAGATCTGGACCGCTTTTCGATGGAAAGCCATAGACGGGCGCTGGAAGCAATTGCGGAAGGCCGTTTTCAAGATGAAATCGTGCCAGTTGAAGTCCCACAAGAAGACGGGACGGTTCGTACGATGAAAGTTGATGAAGGGCCACGCGAAGGCTCGACGCTGGAAGTGCTGGGTGGATTGCCGACTGTGTTTGATGATGAAGGTGTCATCACGGCAGGGAATGCGAGCCAGATGAGTGACGGGGCTTCGGCCGTCCTGCTCATGTCCCGTGAAAAGGCGGAAGAGCTCGGCATCAAACCGCTCGCCCGCATTGTGGCCCGTTCGGTCGTCGGTTCCGATCCGACCTTGATGTTGACTGGGCCGATTGAAGCGACGAAGAAAGTGTTATTGAAAGCCGGCTTGACAATCGCGGATATGGATACGTATGAAGTGAACGAAGCTTTTGCGCCTGTGCCACTTGCTTGGCTGAAAGAAACGGGCGCCGATCCGGCGAAATTGAATCCGAATGGCGGTGCTATTGCACTCGGGCATCCGCTCGGGGCGACCGGAACACGAATCTTCGTTTCCATGCTAAATGAGTTGAAGCGGACGAACGGGCGATATGGGTTGATTGCCATATGTGAGGGGATGGGCATGGCGAACGCCACAATCATCGAGCGTCTGGAGCGGGAATGA
- a CDS encoding undecaprenyl-diphosphate phosphatase, translating into MEIIELIKALILGFVEGMTEFAPVSSTGHLIIVDDMWLKTTEFLGDRSAFTFKIVIQLGSILAVIVVFWKRLFSLVGLYKIDGQKMNSRFNLAHVIVGMLPAVIVGFALKDYIDEQLSGVETVIFALIAGSFLMLAADKFGPKKPKVNTLDQITYKQAFTVGLVQCLSLWPGFSRSGATISGGVLFGMNHKTAADFTFIMAVPIMAGASLVSVMKNWEELSMDDLSFYIVGFVSAFIFALISIRFFLKLISRVKLVPFAIYRLVLAAVLAVIVFM; encoded by the coding sequence ATGGAAATTATCGAGCTAATCAAAGCGTTGATATTGGGATTTGTAGAAGGGATGACGGAGTTCGCCCCGGTTTCTTCGACAGGACACTTGATCATCGTAGATGATATGTGGTTGAAGACGACAGAATTTCTTGGAGATCGTTCGGCGTTCACCTTTAAGATCGTCATTCAATTAGGTTCTATTTTAGCTGTCATTGTCGTCTTTTGGAAACGATTATTCAGCTTGGTCGGCCTGTACAAAATTGATGGACAAAAGATGAATTCTCGGTTCAATTTGGCCCATGTTATCGTGGGCATGCTGCCAGCGGTGATTGTCGGGTTTGCCTTGAAGGATTATATTGATGAACAGTTATCGGGCGTGGAAACGGTCATTTTTGCATTGATTGCTGGGTCCTTCCTCATGCTGGCGGCCGATAAATTCGGTCCGAAGAAACCAAAAGTGAACACGCTGGATCAGATTACATATAAGCAGGCTTTCACGGTCGGGCTTGTGCAATGTCTATCCCTATGGCCTGGTTTCTCCCGCTCCGGAGCAACGATTTCGGGCGGTGTATTGTTCGGAATGAACCACAAAACCGCGGCCGATTTCACGTTTATCATGGCCGTGCCGATCATGGCGGGCGCTAGTCTCGTTTCCGTCATGAAGAACTGGGAAGAGCTCTCGATGGATGATTTGTCTTTCTATATTGTCGGGTTCGTCAGTGCGTTCATTTTCGCATTGATTTCCATTCGATTCTTCCTGAAATTGATCTCCCGCGTCAAACTCGTACCATTTGCGATTTATCGGCTTGTATTGGCCGCGGTGTTGGCCGTTATCGTGTTTATGTAA
- a CDS encoding acyl-CoA dehydrogenase family protein → MRRYRFETDEHVLFRESLRKFLEKEAVPNYETWENERLVPVAFWKRLGEMGYLCPQVDEKYGGLDLDFSFGVIIGEEMERVGAGLTGVGLHNDIVVPYIESYATEEQKARWLPGCVTGDYITAVAMTEPGTGSDLANIKTTAIRDGDHYIINGQKTFITNGINGNLVLVAVKTDPEAEPKHRGVSLLVVEEGTPGFTKGRKLDKVGLHSQDTAELFFEDCRVPATNLLGEEGQGFRYLMEKLQQERLVVALAAQIASEDMLEMTLDYVKSREAFGRPVSSFQNTQFKLVEIATKVEIGKAFLESLIEDHLAGKDIVTKVSMGKYWLTETARDISVECMQLHGGYGYMEEYKIARRYRDIPVTSIYAGTNEIMKVIIAKNMGL, encoded by the coding sequence ATGAGAAGATATCGTTTCGAGACGGATGAGCATGTACTATTCCGCGAGTCGTTGCGCAAATTCCTTGAAAAAGAAGCGGTTCCGAATTATGAGACGTGGGAGAATGAACGGCTCGTCCCGGTTGCTTTCTGGAAGAGGCTTGGGGAGATGGGGTATCTCTGTCCACAGGTCGATGAAAAGTACGGAGGTTTGGATCTGGATTTCAGCTTCGGCGTCATCATCGGTGAGGAGATGGAACGCGTCGGTGCGGGGCTGACCGGTGTCGGCCTACATAATGACATCGTCGTTCCCTATATCGAATCGTATGCGACGGAGGAGCAGAAAGCGCGCTGGCTGCCGGGCTGCGTCACCGGGGACTATATTACTGCGGTCGCCATGACGGAACCAGGAACGGGCTCGGATTTGGCGAATATCAAGACGACCGCCATCCGGGACGGGGATCACTATATCATCAACGGCCAGAAGACGTTCATTACGAATGGCATCAATGGGAATCTCGTCCTCGTAGCTGTCAAGACGGACCCCGAAGCGGAACCGAAGCATCGCGGCGTCAGCTTGCTGGTAGTCGAGGAAGGGACGCCGGGTTTTACGAAAGGACGGAAACTCGATAAGGTCGGCCTCCACTCGCAAGATACGGCAGAGCTGTTTTTCGAAGACTGCCGGGTTCCGGCGACCAATCTGCTCGGGGAAGAAGGGCAGGGCTTCCGCTATTTGATGGAGAAATTGCAGCAGGAGCGGCTCGTCGTCGCCCTTGCCGCGCAGATTGCTTCCGAAGATATGCTGGAAATGACGCTCGATTACGTAAAATCCCGGGAGGCGTTCGGGAGACCGGTCTCTTCATTCCAAAATACGCAATTCAAGCTGGTGGAAATCGCGACGAAAGTGGAAATCGGGAAAGCGTTCCTCGAGTCGCTTATCGAAGATCATCTTGCCGGAAAGGACATCGTCACGAAAGTCTCAATGGGCAAATATTGGCTGACCGAAACGGCTCGGGATATTTCGGTCGAGTGCATGCAGCTGCACGGAGGCTACGGTTATATGGAAGAATATAAGATTGCAAGGCGATATCGGGATATTCCGGTAACTTCGATTTACGCGGGGACGAATGAAATCATGAAAGTCATCATCGCGAAGAATATGGGATTGTGA
- a CDS encoding long-chain fatty acid--CoA ligase — protein sequence MMQTPLNLSSFVKRAEQFFPNKLIISRTGENTIHRIPYGEWAKRTRKLATALTALGMKKGTKVGTFAWNHHRHLEAYFGVPCTGAILHMINIRLSPEHIAYVINHAEDEILLVDDNLFPHLEKLAPLLKTVKHYVIMGDSKEVPKSSLPNVHSYEALLEEAEEYEFPEDLDENTPAGMCYTSATTGNPKGVVYTHRGLVLHSFALGLADAMGLREKDVAMSVVPMFHANAWGIPFAGVFFGTTQVLPGPGFNPALLLDLIEQEKVTLTAGVPTIWLAALKELEQNPRDLSSLRAIVCGGSASPKGLIRAFEEKFGIPFIVGYGMTETSPLVSLSILTSKMENLSMDERVEVRALQGLVMPGLEVRVVNENGEVPWDGKTMGELNVRGPWIASEYYKDERTAEAFKDGWLYTGDIAVMTEDGYIKLMDRTKDLIKSGGEWISSVDLENAIMTHEAVFEAAVIAVPHEKWMERPVACVVLKDGKAADEEMKQALLTYLEGQFAKWWVPDDVVFLEEIPKTSVGKFLKAALREQMSGHFQGV from the coding sequence ATGATGCAAACACCACTCAATTTATCTTCATTCGTCAAAAGGGCGGAACAATTTTTTCCGAATAAACTCATCATTTCACGTACAGGTGAAAACACGATCCATCGGATTCCTTATGGAGAATGGGCGAAGCGGACGAGGAAGCTGGCCACCGCTTTGACGGCCCTCGGCATGAAAAAGGGGACGAAGGTAGGGACATTCGCTTGGAACCACCATCGTCATTTGGAAGCGTACTTCGGTGTGCCGTGCACAGGTGCCATCCTGCATATGATCAATATCCGCCTGTCGCCTGAGCATATTGCCTATGTAATCAATCATGCGGAAGATGAAATTTTGCTAGTCGATGATAATCTGTTCCCGCACTTGGAAAAGCTGGCTCCTCTGTTGAAGACGGTAAAACATTATGTCATTATGGGGGATAGCAAGGAAGTTCCGAAGTCATCGCTTCCAAACGTCCACTCCTACGAAGCATTGCTGGAGGAGGCGGAGGAATACGAATTCCCGGAAGATCTCGATGAAAATACACCGGCGGGTATGTGCTACACATCCGCGACGACAGGTAATCCGAAAGGGGTCGTCTATACGCATCGGGGCCTTGTTCTGCATAGTTTTGCGCTCGGACTGGCGGATGCCATGGGACTTCGCGAGAAGGATGTCGCCATGTCCGTCGTTCCGATGTTCCATGCCAATGCGTGGGGAATCCCGTTTGCGGGCGTCTTCTTTGGGACGACCCAAGTGTTGCCGGGGCCGGGCTTCAATCCGGCATTGCTACTGGATTTGATTGAACAGGAAAAAGTGACGCTTACAGCCGGAGTGCCGACGATCTGGCTGGCAGCATTGAAAGAGTTGGAGCAGAATCCGCGTGACTTGTCTTCCTTGCGGGCCATCGTCTGCGGCGGCTCCGCCTCGCCGAAAGGGTTGATCCGGGCCTTTGAGGAGAAGTTTGGCATTCCGTTCATCGTAGGCTACGGCATGACGGAGACATCGCCATTAGTCAGTTTGTCCATCTTGACCTCTAAAATGGAAAATCTCTCAATGGATGAACGGGTCGAGGTCCGCGCCTTGCAAGGGCTGGTCATGCCAGGGTTGGAAGTCCGTGTAGTCAATGAAAACGGTGAAGTGCCGTGGGACGGAAAGACGATGGGCGAATTGAATGTGAGAGGACCGTGGATTGCAAGCGAGTACTACAAGGATGAACGGACCGCGGAAGCATTCAAAGACGGCTGGCTCTACACAGGCGATATCGCCGTCATGACGGAAGACGGTTATATTAAGTTGATGGACCGGACGAAAGACCTCATTAAGAGCGGTGGGGAGTGGATCTCTTCCGTCGACCTGGAAAATGCCATCATGACACATGAGGCCGTATTCGAAGCGGCCGTCATCGCCGTGCCGCATGAAAAATGGATGGAGCGCCCGGTCGCCTGCGTCGTATTGAAGGACGGGAAGGCGGCGGATGAGGAGATGAAACAGGCACTGCTGACGTATTTGGAAGGCCAGTTTGCCAAATGGTGGGTTCCAGATGACGTCGTCTTTTTGGAAGAAATTCCGAAGACTTCGGTCGGGAAATTTCTGAAAGCCGCGCTCCGGGAGCAAATGAGCGGCCATTTCCAAGGGGTTTGA
- a CDS encoding 3-hydroxyacyl-CoA dehydrogenase produces the protein MEMKEIIAIVTGGASGLGEATVRRIVAAGGKAAIFDMNEERGQTLAEELGNDRVVFLKTDVADAGEVEANVANVKETFGKVNAVVNCAGIATPGKVLSKRGPLDLSQFEQVIRVNLTGTFNVIRLAADAMQDNEPNEEGERGVIVNTASVAAYEGQIGQAAYSASKGGVVGLTLPIARELASSGIRVMTIAPGLVETPLFAGLPEAARESLASMVPFPPRLGRPEEYAQLVESIFTNVMLNGEVIRLDGAIRMQPK, from the coding sequence ATGGAAATGAAAGAGATCATAGCGATTGTAACCGGTGGGGCTTCAGGCCTTGGGGAAGCGACAGTCAGAAGGATCGTTGCCGCCGGAGGGAAAGCCGCCATCTTCGACATGAATGAAGAGCGGGGCCAGACGCTTGCCGAGGAGCTCGGGAATGACCGGGTCGTATTCCTGAAAACGGATGTGGCGGATGCCGGAGAAGTGGAAGCGAATGTGGCAAACGTCAAAGAGACGTTTGGGAAAGTTAATGCCGTAGTTAATTGTGCGGGAATCGCGACGCCAGGGAAGGTGCTATCGAAGCGTGGCCCGCTCGACTTAAGTCAATTTGAGCAAGTGATCCGTGTCAATTTGACCGGCACATTCAATGTGATCCGTCTCGCGGCCGACGCGATGCAGGATAACGAACCGAATGAAGAGGGGGAGCGCGGCGTCATCGTCAACACCGCATCGGTTGCAGCGTACGAAGGGCAGATCGGACAAGCGGCGTATAGCGCTTCGAAAGGAGGCGTCGTCGGATTGACGCTGCCGATTGCACGCGAACTGGCATCGAGCGGCATCCGTGTCATGACAATCGCTCCGGGGCTTGTGGAAACACCGCTTTTCGCAGGCCTTCCGGAGGCGGCTCGTGAATCGCTCGCTTCAATGGTACCGTTCCCGCCAAGGCTCGGTCGTCCGGAAGAGTATGCACAACTGGTGGAGAGTATTTTCACCAATGTCATGCTGAACGGAGAAGTGATCCGTTTAGACGGCGCCATCCGGATGCAGCCAAAATAA